One Pseudomonas fluorescens genomic region harbors:
- a CDS encoding cold-shock protein → MSQRQSGTVKWFNDEKGFGFITPESGPDLFVHFRAIQGNGFKSLKEGQKVTFVAVQGQKGMQADEVQAEA, encoded by the coding sequence ATGTCCCAACGTCAGAGCGGTACCGTCAAGTGGTTTAACGACGAGAAAGGTTTTGGTTTTATCACTCCAGAAAGCGGTCCGGATCTGTTCGTGCATTTCCGCGCTATTCAGGGCAACGGCTTCAAAAGCCTGAAAGAAGGCCAGAAAGTGACTTTCGTCGCTGTGCAAGGCCAGAAAGGCATGCAGGCTGACGAAGTACAAGCAGAAGCCTGA
- the nadA gene encoding quinolinate synthase NadA has product MTQISERLLVQAHLDAKQPKPLTAEEEAYYRSAIAAELKAQDAVLVAHFYCDPVIQALAEETGGCVSDSLEMARFGNAHPAKTVVVAGVKFMGETAKILNPEKRVLMPTLEATCSLDLGCPVDEFSAFCDQHPERTVVVYANTSAAVKARADWVVTSSCALEIVESLMDNGETIIWGPDKHLGTYIQRKTGADMLLWDGACIVHEEFKSKQLEDMKALYPDAAILVHPESPTSVIELADAVGSTSQLIAAAQSLPNKTLIVATDRGIFYKMQQLCPDKVFIEAPTAGNGAACRSCAHCPWMAMNTLERTLKSLKEGTNEIFVDPALIPQAIRPLKRMLDFTQAARMKLAGNA; this is encoded by the coding sequence ATGACGCAGATTTCCGAACGCCTTCTGGTTCAAGCCCACCTCGACGCCAAACAGCCAAAACCGCTGACGGCTGAGGAAGAGGCTTATTACCGTTCTGCCATCGCCGCCGAGCTCAAGGCTCAGGACGCGGTGCTGGTGGCCCACTTTTATTGCGACCCGGTAATTCAGGCCCTCGCTGAAGAAACCGGCGGTTGTGTCTCCGACTCCCTCGAAATGGCGCGCTTCGGCAACGCCCATCCGGCCAAGACCGTGGTGGTCGCCGGCGTGAAGTTCATGGGCGAGACGGCGAAGATTCTCAATCCGGAAAAACGCGTGTTGATGCCGACCCTCGAGGCGACGTGTTCGCTGGACCTGGGTTGCCCGGTCGACGAGTTCTCGGCGTTCTGCGATCAGCACCCGGAACGCACTGTGGTGGTTTACGCCAACACCTCGGCCGCCGTTAAGGCACGCGCCGACTGGGTGGTGACATCCAGCTGTGCGCTGGAGATCGTTGAAAGCCTGATGGATAACGGCGAGACCATCATCTGGGGCCCTGACAAGCATCTGGGGACGTACATTCAGCGCAAGACCGGCGCTGACATGCTGCTGTGGGACGGTGCCTGTATTGTCCACGAGGAATTCAAGTCCAAGCAGCTCGAAGACATGAAAGCGCTGTATCCGGATGCAGCGATTCTGGTGCATCCGGAGTCGCCGACTTCGGTGATCGAACTGGCGGATGCCGTCGGTTCCACCAGTCAACTGATCGCCGCAGCGCAATCACTGCCGAACAAGACGCTGATCGTTGCGACCGACCGTGGCATTTTCTATAAAATGCAGCAGTTGTGCCCGGACAAGGTTTTCATCGAGGCCCCAACCGCCGGTAACGGCGCCGCGTGCCGCAGTTGCGCGCATTGCCCTTGGATGGCGATGAACACCCTTGAGCGCACGCTCAAGAGCTTGAAGGAAGGCACGAACGAGATCTTTGTCGATCCGGCGTTGATTCCGCAGGCGATCCGGCCTTTGAAACGCATGCTCGACTTCACTCAGGCAGCGCGGATGAAGCTGGCCGGTAACGCTTAA
- a CDS encoding RDD family protein — MSKNLLTPQGDFPAVGLGRRLAAMFYDFLLCTALLIVTGFVYKLIQAAIIGEERLRVMTDAGQLDGDPLYSTVLLLVLFGFFAKFWTHGGQTLGMQVWGIRVQNADGTAISLWQSLLRFMVSIASWLCVGLGFLWSLYDKQKRTWHDIYSDTRVVRIPKKQK, encoded by the coding sequence ATGTCGAAAAACCTGCTTACGCCCCAAGGTGATTTTCCCGCCGTCGGCCTCGGTCGTCGCCTGGCAGCGATGTTCTACGACTTCCTGCTGTGCACTGCCCTGCTGATCGTTACCGGGTTCGTCTACAAGCTGATCCAGGCAGCGATCATTGGCGAAGAACGTCTGCGGGTCATGACCGATGCCGGGCAGCTCGATGGCGACCCGCTGTACTCGACAGTCCTGCTGCTGGTGCTGTTTGGCTTCTTCGCCAAATTCTGGACCCACGGCGGGCAGACGCTGGGCATGCAGGTGTGGGGCATACGTGTGCAGAACGCCGATGGCACGGCGATCAGCCTGTGGCAATCGCTGCTACGTTTTATGGTCTCGATTGCGTCGTGGCTGTGCGTAGGGCTGGGCTTTCTCTGGTCACTGTATGACAAGCAGAAGCGCACGTGGCATGACATCTATTCGGATACGCGTGTCGTACGGATTCCGAAGAAGCAAAAGTAA